The Gouania willdenowi chromosome 3, fGouWil2.1, whole genome shotgun sequence genome includes a region encoding these proteins:
- the gtf2a2 gene encoding transcription initiation factor IIA subunit 2 isoform X2 encodes MMAYQLYRNTTLGNSLQESLDELIQTQQITPQLALQVLLEFDKAINTALANRVRNRVNFRGSLNTYRFCDNVWTFVLNDVDFREVTDLVRVDKVKIVACDGKSESTQGKSDK; translated from the exons ATGATGGCCTACCAGCTGTACCGAAACACGACGCTGGGAAACAGTCTGCAGGAGAGTCTGGACGAGTTAATACAG ACTCAGCAGATCACTCCGCAGCTTGCGCTCCAGGTCCTCCTGGAGTTTGATAAAGCCATCAACACGGCGCTCGCCAACAGGGTCCGCAACAGAGTCAACTTCAGG GGTTCCCTGAACACGTATCGATTCTGCGACAACGTGTGGACGTTTGTCCTGAATGACGTGGATTTCAGAGAGGTGACCGACCTGGTGAGGGTGGACAAAGTGAAGATCGTAGCATGCGATGGAAAAAGCGAGTCGACGCAGGGCAAATCTGACAAATG A
- the gtf2a2 gene encoding transcription initiation factor IIA subunit 2 isoform X1: MMAYQLYRNTTLGNSLQESLDELIQTQQITPQLALQVLLEFDKAINTALANRVRNRVNFRGSLNTYRFCDNVWTFVLNDVDFREVTDLVRVDKVKIVACDGKSESTQGKSDKW, encoded by the exons ATGATGGCCTACCAGCTGTACCGAAACACGACGCTGGGAAACAGTCTGCAGGAGAGTCTGGACGAGTTAATACAG ACTCAGCAGATCACTCCGCAGCTTGCGCTCCAGGTCCTCCTGGAGTTTGATAAAGCCATCAACACGGCGCTCGCCAACAGGGTCCGCAACAGAGTCAACTTCAGG GGTTCCCTGAACACGTATCGATTCTGCGACAACGTGTGGACGTTTGTCCTGAATGACGTGGATTTCAGAGAGGTGACCGACCTGGTGAGGGTGGACAAAGTGAAGATCGTAGCATGCGATGGAAAAAGCGAGTCGACGCAGGGCAAATCTGACAAATGGTGA
- the LOC114453949 gene encoding zinc finger protein 704-like isoform X2, with amino-acid sequence MLPKARLGKRSPLGALLSFSCPAPGTHLDAHEAGITMETAPGHQTTKFKGHPAMKVYFEGGAAGESSGVDRLDSSQKEASFLPVSSVSPPCSRSVSSSINVPSSQRSRTDVDMDELMAAMVLSTLSCSGHSSAHQEAAAPPMDTGSSEHSDDGSCGYWSIGHPHSSPGSFSPKADSDSDQVTPPDEGLVMELNEVLFDEPAPRRRRNSVKASYRCLWPSCAKELTTMVGIKRHIRTTHLCRGGEHERCSPSEEDFYYTEVNQWEQALTQHGRSPSPLSPPSPPPPSPSPPTLSRSAPSISSLWQVQSEHSYQAPPPSNDATALTTPASCWTPPPTACQPQSVAVRVRSVSVGEHWLQHQGSLCRKIRSEAKKCRKVYGIEHREQWCTACRWKKACQRFLD; translated from the exons ATGTTGCCAAAAGCTCGCCTGGGCAAGCGCTCACCTCTGGGGGCGCTCTTGAGCTTTTCATGTCCGGCACCAGGGACTCACCTGGACGCTCATGAGGCTGGCATCACCATGGAAACGGCACCAGGACACCAAACCACCAAGTTCAAAGGTCATCCAGCAATGAAG GTGTACTTTGAGGGCGGGGCAGCAGGAGAGTCTTCAGGTGTGGATCGGTTGGACAGCTCACAGAAGGAAGCCTCGTTTCTGCCTGTATCTTCAGTGTCGCCGCCCTGCAGCAGATCTGTCTCCTCCTCCATCAATGTCCCCAGCAg CCAGAGGAGCAGGACAGATGTGGACATGGACGAGCTGATGGCTGCCATGGTTCTCAGCACCTTGTCCTGCAGCGGGCACAGCTCCGCCCACCAGGAAGCAGCAG cTCCACCGATGGACACGGGGAGCAGCGAGCACTCTGACGATGGCAGCTGTGGTTATTGGAGCATCGGCCACCCCCACAGCAGCCCTGGCTCTTTTTCACCAAAGGCAGATTCTGACAGCGACCAGGTCACGCCCCCTGATGAGGGGCTGGTCATGGAGCTGAACGAGGTGCTGTTTGACGAGCCGGCGCCTCGTAGACGCAGG AACTCAGTGAAGGCGTCCTACAGGTGTTTGTGGCCAAGCTGCGCGAAGGAGCTGACCACCATGGTGGGAATCAAACGTCACATCAGGACAACCCACTTATG CCGCGGCGGTGAACACGAGCGCTGCTCTCCCAGTGAGGAGGATTTTTACTACACCGAGGTCAACCAATGGGAGCAGGCGCTGACCCAGCATGGACGCAGCCCCTCCCCTTTGTCTCCGCCCAGCCCGCCACCACCATCTCCATCCCCGCCCACTTTGAGTAGATCCGCCCCCTCCATTAGCAGCCTGTGGCAGGTCCAATCAGAACACTCGTATCAG gCTCCGCCTCCCAGCAATGACGCAACAGCATTAACCACACCCGCCAGTTGCTGGACACCTCCGCCCACGGCCTGCCAACCACag AGtgtggctgtgcgtgtgcgttcTGTCAGTGTTGGTGAGCATTGGCTGCAGCATCAGGGCTCCCTCTGCAG gaagattCGCAGCGAGGCCAAGAAGTGTCGTAAAGTTTACGGCATTGAGCACAGGGAGCAGTGGTGCACGGCGTGCCGCTGGAAGAAGGCCTGCCAGCGCTTCCTGGACTGA
- the LOC114453949 gene encoding zinc finger protein 704-like isoform X1 yields the protein MTESFHCADMLPKARLGKRSPLGALLSFSCPAPGTHLDAHEAGITMETAPGHQTTKFKGHPAMKVYFEGGAAGESSGVDRLDSSQKEASFLPVSSVSPPCSRSVSSSINVPSSQRSRTDVDMDELMAAMVLSTLSCSGHSSAHQEAAAPPMDTGSSEHSDDGSCGYWSIGHPHSSPGSFSPKADSDSDQVTPPDEGLVMELNEVLFDEPAPRRRRNSVKASYRCLWPSCAKELTTMVGIKRHIRTTHLCRGGEHERCSPSEEDFYYTEVNQWEQALTQHGRSPSPLSPPSPPPPSPSPPTLSRSAPSISSLWQVQSEHSYQAPPPSNDATALTTPASCWTPPPTACQPQSVAVRVRSVSVGEHWLQHQGSLCRKIRSEAKKCRKVYGIEHREQWCTACRWKKACQRFLD from the exons ATGACAGAATCCTTTCACTGTGCAG aCATGTTGCCAAAAGCTCGCCTGGGCAAGCGCTCACCTCTGGGGGCGCTCTTGAGCTTTTCATGTCCGGCACCAGGGACTCACCTGGACGCTCATGAGGCTGGCATCACCATGGAAACGGCACCAGGACACCAAACCACCAAGTTCAAAGGTCATCCAGCAATGAAG GTGTACTTTGAGGGCGGGGCAGCAGGAGAGTCTTCAGGTGTGGATCGGTTGGACAGCTCACAGAAGGAAGCCTCGTTTCTGCCTGTATCTTCAGTGTCGCCGCCCTGCAGCAGATCTGTCTCCTCCTCCATCAATGTCCCCAGCAg CCAGAGGAGCAGGACAGATGTGGACATGGACGAGCTGATGGCTGCCATGGTTCTCAGCACCTTGTCCTGCAGCGGGCACAGCTCCGCCCACCAGGAAGCAGCAG cTCCACCGATGGACACGGGGAGCAGCGAGCACTCTGACGATGGCAGCTGTGGTTATTGGAGCATCGGCCACCCCCACAGCAGCCCTGGCTCTTTTTCACCAAAGGCAGATTCTGACAGCGACCAGGTCACGCCCCCTGATGAGGGGCTGGTCATGGAGCTGAACGAGGTGCTGTTTGACGAGCCGGCGCCTCGTAGACGCAGG AACTCAGTGAAGGCGTCCTACAGGTGTTTGTGGCCAAGCTGCGCGAAGGAGCTGACCACCATGGTGGGAATCAAACGTCACATCAGGACAACCCACTTATG CCGCGGCGGTGAACACGAGCGCTGCTCTCCCAGTGAGGAGGATTTTTACTACACCGAGGTCAACCAATGGGAGCAGGCGCTGACCCAGCATGGACGCAGCCCCTCCCCTTTGTCTCCGCCCAGCCCGCCACCACCATCTCCATCCCCGCCCACTTTGAGTAGATCCGCCCCCTCCATTAGCAGCCTGTGGCAGGTCCAATCAGAACACTCGTATCAG gCTCCGCCTCCCAGCAATGACGCAACAGCATTAACCACACCCGCCAGTTGCTGGACACCTCCGCCCACGGCCTGCCAACCACag AGtgtggctgtgcgtgtgcgttcTGTCAGTGTTGGTGAGCATTGGCTGCAGCATCAGGGCTCCCTCTGCAG gaagattCGCAGCGAGGCCAAGAAGTGTCGTAAAGTTTACGGCATTGAGCACAGGGAGCAGTGGTGCACGGCGTGCCGCTGGAAGAAGGCCTGCCAGCGCTTCCTGGACTGA